In Virgibacillus sp. NKC19-16, a single genomic region encodes these proteins:
- a CDS encoding 3-hydroxyacyl-CoA dehydrogenase NAD-binding domain-containing protein — MKSEESTAQIKNITIVGTGVIGNGWITRFLANGYQVTASDPDPEAEERTRVAVERAWPAMEKVGLAEGASLDQLFFESDLKTAVSNADFIQENVPEREELKRTVIAEIDQHAPEEAVIASSTSGILPSTLQADCEHHPGRVIVAHPFNPVYLMPLVELVGGNKTKNFYIEKAKAFYDSIGMKPLVIQREIEGHVADRLMEAIWRESLHIVNDGVATTEEVDASIVYGPGLRWALMGPFLTLHMGGGKQGMRHLLEQFGPALKLPWTKLVAPELTDELAEKVITGTEKQTANTSMDELEERRDQFLIELQELLEKYWPAETVGRL, encoded by the coding sequence ATGAAATCAGAAGAATCAACAGCACAGATAAAAAACATCACCATTGTAGGAACCGGCGTCATTGGCAATGGCTGGATTACACGATTTTTGGCAAATGGCTATCAGGTAACAGCGAGCGATCCTGACCCGGAAGCGGAAGAACGCACACGCGTGGCAGTCGAACGTGCATGGCCAGCAATGGAGAAGGTAGGTTTAGCGGAAGGGGCTTCATTAGATCAGTTATTTTTCGAAAGTGACCTGAAAACAGCTGTTTCGAATGCTGACTTTATTCAGGAAAATGTACCTGAACGCGAGGAGCTTAAGCGAACAGTGATCGCTGAAATTGATCAGCATGCACCAGAAGAGGCCGTGATCGCTTCAAGTACATCGGGTATTTTACCTAGTACCTTACAGGCCGATTGCGAGCATCATCCGGGGCGCGTTATCGTGGCACATCCTTTTAATCCAGTGTATTTGATGCCATTGGTTGAACTAGTTGGTGGAAATAAAACGAAAAACTTTTATATTGAAAAAGCAAAAGCCTTTTATGATAGTATTGGCATGAAGCCCCTCGTCATTCAACGGGAAATTGAAGGGCATGTGGCAGATCGGCTGATGGAAGCGATCTGGCGGGAATCCCTGCATATCGTCAATGATGGCGTGGCAACAACAGAAGAAGTAGATGCATCCATTGTCTATGGGCCTGGTCTGCGTTGGGCATTAATGGGGCCATTTCTAACCTTGCATATGGGTGGTGGAAAACAAGGCATGAGACATTTGCTTGAGCAATTTGGCCCGGCATTAAAACTTCCATGGACTAAATTAGTAGCACCAGAGTTAACCGATGAACTTGCTGAGAAAGTAATTACAGGTACAGAAAAGCAAACAGCGAATACCTCAATGGATGAACTAGAAGAACGCCGGGATCAATTTTTGATCGAGCTCCAGGAATTATTAGAAAAGTATTGGCCTGCAGAGACTGTCGGACGGCTATAA